A stretch of Gorilla gorilla gorilla isolate KB3781 chromosome 9, NHGRI_mGorGor1-v2.1_pri, whole genome shotgun sequence DNA encodes these proteins:
- the IFITM1 gene encoding interferon-induced transmembrane protein 1 — protein sequence MHKEEHEVAVLGAPPSTILPRSTVINIHSETSVPDHVVWSLFNTLFLNWCCLGFIAFAYSVKSRDRKMVGDVTGAQAYASTAKCLNIWALILGILMTIGFILLLVFGSVTVYHIMLQIIQEKRGY from the exons ATGCACAAGGAGGAACATGAGGTGGCTGTGCTGGGGGCACCCCCCAGCACCATCCTTCCAAGGTCCACCGTGATCAACATCCACAGCGAGACCTCCGTGCCCGACCATGTCGTCTGGTCCCTGTTCAACACCCTCTTCTTGAACTGGTGCTGTCTGGGCTTCATAGCATTCGCCTACTCTGTGAAG TCTAGGGACAGGAAGATGGTTGGCGACGTGACCGGGGCCCAGGCCTATGCCTCCACCGCCAAGTGCCTGAACATCTGGGCCCTGATTCTGGGCATCCTCATGACCATTGGATTCATCCTGTTACTGGTATTCGGCTCTGTGACAGTCTACCATATTATGTTACAGATAATACAGGAAAAACGGGGTTACTAG
- the LOC129523486 gene encoding uncharacterized protein, with protein sequence MTCIPRTSPSIPRPAPGAESCTCISPLSSHAFLQWHSIKCTCFWCCCDFTWGGVWLRVRSVVLRLSRLVSPCTAPSGLCASLGDGASAQAFWFRASCREQQLDPGPWEEFLCPAGLSSYSTWALSGNVSAESGTPWAQGHARGLSAIQAVGSGQREGLSPQQGQGGARWHRLPSCSQALLCGAGDLALVPRGGGSTELPASELSGAASPADVGSSGPVGGRGLCAQGSS encoded by the coding sequence ATGACCTGTATCCCACGTACTTCACCTTCCATTCCTCGCCCTGCCCCCGGAGCCGAGTCCTGTACCTGTATCAGCCCTTTATCCTCACACGCTTTTCTACAATGGCATTCAATAAAGTGCACGTGTTTCTGGTGCTGCTGCGACTTCACCTGGGGAGGGGTCTGGCTGAGGGTTCGGAGCGTGGTTCTGAGACTGAGCAGGTTGGTCAGCCCCTGCACTGCCCCTTCCGGCCTCTGTGCATCTCTTGGGGACGGGGCAAGTGCTCAGGCCTTCTGGTTTCGGGCCTCCTGCCGTGAGCAGCAGCTGGATCCAGGACCCTGGGAGGAGTTCCTGTGTCCTGCAGGTCTCAGCTCCTACTCAACGTGGGCTCTTTCCGGGAACGTCAGTGCTGAGTCCGGGACACCCTGGGCCCAAGGCCACGCTCGCGGCCTGTCAGCAATCCAGGCTGTCGGCTCAGGACAGAGGGAAGGGTTAAGCCCCCAGCAGGGCCAGGGAGGGGCAAGGTGGCACCGGCTCCCCAGCTGCTCCCAGGCCCTGCTCTGTGGTGCTGGGGACCTGGCTTTAGTTCCTCGGGGTGGAGGGAGCACCGAGCTGCCTGCCTCCGAGCTGTCTGGAGCAGCCAGTCCTGCAGATGTGGGCAGCTCAGGGCCTGTGGGAGGGAGGGGGCTTTGTGCCCAGGGTAGCAGCTGA
- the LOC101128980 gene encoding interferon-induced transmembrane protein 3 — protein MNHTVQTFFSPVNSGQPPNYEMLKEEHEVAVLGAPHNPAPPTSTVIHIRSETSVPDHVVWSLFNTLFMNPCCLGFIAFAYSVKSRDRKMVGDVTGAQAYASTAKCLNIWALILGILMTILLIVIPVLIFQAYG, from the exons ATGAATCACACTGTCCAAACCTTCTTCTCTCCTGTCAACAGCGGCCAGCCCCCCAACTATGAGATGCTCAAGGAGGAGCACGAGGTGGCTGTGCTGGGGGCGCCCCACAACCCTGCTCCCCCGACGTCCACCGTGATCCACATCCGCAGCGAGACCTCCGTGCCCGACCATGTCGTCTGGTCCCTGTTCAACACCCTCTTCATGAACCCCTGCTGCCTGGGCTTCATAGCATTCGCGTACTCCGTGAAG TCTAGGGACAGGAAGATGGTTGGCGACGTGACCGGGGCCCAGGCCTATGCCTCCACCGCCAAGTGCCTGAACATCTGGGCCCTGATTCTGGGCATCCTCATGACCATTCTGCTCATCGTCATCCCAGTGTTGATCTTCCAGGCCTATGGATAG